One genomic window of Pseudomonas aeruginosa includes the following:
- the dsbM gene encoding disulfide reductase DsbM translates to MNDLTLHYLYDPLCGWCYGASPLLAAACEVTGLDVRLHGGGMMTDANRQPVGAGLRHYVMPHDLRIAQLTGQPFGKDYFDGLLRDTSAVFDSAPPTAAVLAAEALDGLGAAMLARIQRAHYVEGRRIAERPVLLELGAELGLGEGFAEAFDACSGEPLRAHFADSRRLMNRLGAAGFPTFALERDGRLQVLDTGRYLGQPDDWRAFLETQLRLAGGSGAVGGAAAPLCRIDGCA, encoded by the coding sequence ATGAACGACCTCACCCTGCATTACCTCTACGATCCGCTCTGCGGCTGGTGCTACGGCGCCTCGCCGCTGCTCGCCGCCGCCTGCGAGGTGACGGGTCTGGACGTACGCCTGCATGGCGGCGGCATGATGACCGATGCCAACCGCCAGCCGGTCGGCGCCGGTCTGCGCCACTACGTGATGCCCCATGACCTGCGGATCGCCCAACTGACCGGCCAGCCGTTCGGCAAGGACTACTTCGACGGCCTGCTGCGCGACACCAGCGCGGTATTCGACTCGGCCCCGCCGACCGCCGCCGTGCTTGCCGCCGAAGCGCTCGACGGCCTCGGCGCGGCGATGCTGGCGCGGATCCAGCGTGCCCACTACGTCGAGGGCCGGCGTATCGCCGAGCGTCCGGTGCTGCTCGAGCTGGGTGCCGAACTGGGGCTTGGCGAGGGCTTCGCCGAGGCGTTCGACGCCTGCTCCGGCGAGCCGCTGCGCGCGCACTTCGCCGACAGTCGGCGGCTGATGAACCGTCTCGGCGCCGCTGGCTTCCCGACCTTCGCCCTGGAGCGCGACGGCCGCCTGCAGGTGCTCGACACCGGGCGCTACCTCGGCCAGCCGGACGACTGGCGGGCTTTCCTCGAAACGCAGCTGCGCCTTGCCGGCGGCAGCGGTGCCGTGGGCGGGGCCGCGGCGCCGCTCTGCCGCATCGACGGTTGCGCCTGA
- a CDS encoding type II toxin-antitoxin system death-on-curing family toxin produces the protein MSQDQQGIRYLSVADLVRLNELLILAQTPDEPIGVLKPNELESAQQRPANHRYYARTDDIITLAAVFAESLAMNHCFANGNKRTAAAAATVFLLLNGIELTGPAQDFVDIMVALVTREASVQDLEDWMFYWHRPFDAYNLPDSDAFERMVARLGIG, from the coding sequence ATGTCGCAAGACCAGCAAGGGATACGCTATCTCTCCGTTGCAGATCTCGTTCGCCTCAATGAGTTGCTCATCCTGGCCCAGACTCCGGACGAGCCGATAGGCGTCCTCAAACCGAACGAGTTGGAGTCCGCACAGCAACGGCCAGCCAACCATCGTTACTATGCTCGAACCGACGATATCATCACGCTGGCTGCGGTCTTTGCGGAAAGCTTGGCAATGAACCACTGCTTTGCCAATGGCAACAAACGCACGGCGGCGGCGGCCGCTACGGTTTTCCTCCTGCTCAATGGCATAGAGCTGACGGGGCCCGCTCAGGACTTCGTCGACATCATGGTCGCCCTCGTGACTCGTGAAGCGAGCGTTCAGGACCTGGAAGACTGGATGTTCTACTGGCACAGACCATTCGACGCTTACAACCTGCCGGACAGCGACGCTTTCGAGCGAATGGTCGCCCGCTTGGGCATTGGTTAG
- a CDS encoding DUF1161 domain-containing protein — protein MKTIGLGIAALLFSATALAAPKPCEELKAEIETKIQSAGVTSYTLEIVRNDEVSDPNMVVGSCENGTKKIIYQKNDD, from the coding sequence ATGAAAACCATCGGGCTGGGGATTGCCGCCTTGCTGTTCAGCGCCACGGCGCTGGCCGCGCCGAAGCCGTGCGAGGAACTCAAGGCGGAGATCGAGACCAAGATCCAGTCGGCCGGGGTGACCTCTTACACCCTGGAGATCGTGCGCAACGACGAAGTCAGCGACCCGAACATGGTGGTCGGCAGTTGCGAGAACGGCACCAAGAAGATCATCTACCAGAAGAACGACGACTGA
- the asnB gene encoding asparagine synthase (glutamine-hydrolyzing), which translates to MCGLAGWVDYTRKLDDEFPAIFAMTDTLALRGPDAEGIWKHRNALLGHRRLAVIDLSGGVQPMSYRFPTGQEVTLVYTGEVYNHDALRERLRRAGHEFRTRSDTEVVLHAYLQWGERCCEYLTGMFAFAVFDGRDGHLLLVRDRLGIKPLYYARHREGLLFGSEIKSILAHPEFAARLDAVGLADLLTLSRGTSQTPFREVQELLPGHLLSWRPNSQAKLRRYWEVRRQEHADDLQSTVQRTRELVTRALGSQLHADVPVCSLLSGGLDSTALTGIAQRIAKAEHGGDINSFSVDFVGQAEQFRSDDLRPDQDQPFALLAAQYIGSRHRTVLIDNAELVCERAREEVFRAKDVPFTFGDMDTSLHLMFGEIRRHSTVAISGEGADELFGGYGWFRDPQAVAAARFPWASRVRLPAGFIDAGFNRRCDLLQYQQASYDEGLRQVEHLAGDSPEERRMREFSHLHLKRWMVLLLERKDRLSMCNGLEVRVPYTDHELVEYVYNVPWSIKSRDGEEKWLLKRACADYVPEAVLKRRKSPYPTSANLGYERFLRGSVRRLLEDAANPVFGIVSREFLAAELEHPEGYFNTQVSRHNLETALALEGWLRLYGLSA; encoded by the coding sequence ATGTGCGGTCTCGCGGGTTGGGTGGATTACACGCGCAAGCTCGACGACGAATTTCCGGCGATCTTCGCCATGACCGATACGCTCGCCTTGCGTGGGCCGGATGCCGAGGGCATCTGGAAGCACCGCAACGCCCTGCTGGGTCACCGGCGGCTGGCGGTCATCGACCTCAGCGGCGGCGTGCAGCCGATGTCCTATCGCTTTCCCACCGGCCAGGAGGTCACCCTCGTCTACACCGGCGAGGTGTACAACCACGATGCCCTGCGCGAGCGGTTGCGCCGGGCCGGACACGAGTTCCGCACCCGCAGCGATACCGAGGTGGTCCTGCACGCCTATCTGCAATGGGGCGAGCGTTGTTGCGAGTACCTGACCGGGATGTTCGCCTTCGCCGTCTTCGATGGCCGCGACGGCCACCTGCTGCTGGTGCGCGACCGCTTGGGCATCAAGCCGCTGTATTACGCGCGGCACCGCGAGGGACTGCTGTTCGGCTCGGAGATCAAGTCCATCCTGGCGCATCCGGAATTCGCCGCCAGGCTCGACGCGGTCGGCCTGGCCGACCTCCTGACGCTGTCCCGGGGCACTTCGCAGACGCCGTTCCGCGAGGTCCAGGAACTGCTGCCCGGCCACCTGCTGTCCTGGCGTCCCAATTCCCAGGCGAAGTTGCGCCGCTACTGGGAGGTGCGCCGCCAGGAGCATGCCGACGACCTGCAGAGCACCGTGCAGCGCACCCGCGAACTGGTCACCCGCGCCCTGGGGTCGCAATTGCACGCCGACGTTCCGGTGTGTTCGCTGCTATCGGGTGGGCTCGATTCGACCGCCCTGACCGGCATCGCCCAGCGCATCGCGAAGGCGGAGCACGGCGGCGACATCAATTCATTCTCGGTGGACTTCGTCGGTCAGGCCGAGCAGTTCCGCAGCGACGACCTGCGTCCCGACCAGGACCAGCCGTTCGCCCTGCTGGCCGCGCAGTACATCGGCAGCCGTCATCGCACCGTGCTCATCGACAATGCCGAACTGGTCTGCGAACGAGCGCGCGAAGAGGTATTCCGGGCCAAGGACGTACCTTTCACCTTCGGCGACATGGATACCTCGCTGCACCTGATGTTCGGCGAGATCCGCCGGCATTCCACGGTGGCCATCTCCGGCGAAGGCGCCGACGAGCTGTTCGGTGGCTACGGCTGGTTCCGCGATCCGCAGGCGGTGGCTGCGGCGCGCTTCCCCTGGGCCTCCAGGGTGCGCTTGCCGGCCGGCTTCATCGACGCCGGTTTCAACCGCCGCTGCGATCTCCTCCAGTACCAGCAGGCCAGCTACGACGAAGGGCTGCGCCAGGTCGAACACCTGGCCGGCGACAGCCCGGAGGAGCGGCGGATGCGCGAGTTCAGCCACCTGCACCTGAAGCGCTGGATGGTGCTGCTGCTCGAACGCAAGGATCGCCTGAGCATGTGCAACGGCCTGGAGGTGCGGGTGCCCTACACCGACCATGAGCTGGTGGAGTACGTCTACAACGTGCCCTGGTCGATCAAGAGCCGGGACGGCGAGGAGAAGTGGCTGCTCAAGCGGGCCTGCGCCGACTATGTCCCGGAAGCCGTGCTCAAGCGCCGCAAGAGCCCTTATCCGACTTCTGCCAACCTCGGCTACGAGCGTTTCCTGCGCGGGAGCGTGCGGCGCTTGCTGGAGGACGCGGCGAACCCGGTGTTCGGCATCGTTTCGCGGGAGTTCCTGGCCGCCGAACTGGAGCATCCGGAGGGGTACTTCAACACCCAGGTGAGCCGCCACAACCTGGAGACCGCGCTGGCGCTGGAAGGCTGGCTCAGGTTGTACGGGCTCTCCGCCTGA
- a CDS encoding RNA 2'-phosphotransferase: protein MDRKTLDDTSKFLSYVLRHQPEAIGLTLDGEGWADIDALIAGAARDGRALDRMLLGAVVENNDKKRFALSADGQRIRAVQGHSHAAVAIAYAPAVPPAVLYHGTASRFLDSIRERGLVPGSRHHVHLSARRATALEVGRRYGSPVLLEIDARDMHLAGHLFHQAENGVWLTERVPVRFIREA from the coding sequence ATGGATCGGAAAACCCTCGACGACACCAGCAAGTTCCTCAGCTATGTCCTTCGCCACCAGCCCGAGGCCATCGGCCTGACGCTGGACGGCGAAGGCTGGGCCGACATCGACGCCCTGATCGCCGGCGCGGCGCGGGACGGCCGCGCCCTCGACCGCATGCTGCTCGGCGCGGTGGTCGAGAACAACGACAAGAAGCGCTTCGCCCTCTCCGCCGATGGCCAGCGCATCCGCGCCGTGCAAGGCCACTCGCATGCCGCGGTGGCCATCGCCTACGCCCCCGCGGTCCCGCCCGCAGTGCTCTACCACGGCACCGCCAGCCGCTTCCTCGACTCCATCCGCGAGCGCGGCCTGGTTCCCGGCAGCCGCCACCACGTCCATCTCTCCGCCCGCCGCGCCACCGCCCTGGAAGTCGGCCGCCGCTACGGCAGCCCGGTTCTGCTGGAAATCGACGCGCGCGACATGCACCTGGCCGGGCACCTATTCCACCAGGCGGAGAACGGCGTCTGGCTGACCGAGCGGGTACCCGTGCGGTTCATCCGCGAGGCTTGA
- a CDS encoding PA0050 family protein: MKRKMLAASLLLWMFSLTAQADCAVLGPGEDPCAGPVLGPTVCECP; encoded by the coding sequence ATGAAAAGGAAGATGCTGGCGGCTTCGCTGCTGCTGTGGATGTTCTCGCTGACGGCGCAGGCGGACTGCGCGGTGCTCGGGCCGGGGGAAGATCCCTGCGCGGGCCCGGTGCTGGGACCGACCGTCTGCGAGTGCCCGTGA
- a CDS encoding cupin domain-containing protein, translating to MDLRPSHVHVFPPSRDLPAATSPHRETLLRSGCAWNGSLYLGYPLGQPQLTVQRLSLAAHERLDWQVHPMPSALYVLKGELRLETRDGAQSTRVLEGEAAGCLMNIIHRLIAGAEPVEALLFHAGVEGMPVGLGERGEMPDA from the coding sequence ATGGACCTTCGCCCCAGCCACGTGCATGTGTTCCCACCCAGCCGCGACCTCCCGGCCGCAACCAGTCCGCACCGCGAAACCCTGCTGCGCAGCGGCTGCGCCTGGAACGGCTCGCTCTACCTCGGCTATCCCCTCGGCCAGCCACAGCTCACCGTGCAGCGCCTGAGCCTGGCCGCCCACGAACGCCTGGACTGGCAGGTCCATCCGATGCCCAGCGCGCTCTATGTGCTCAAGGGCGAACTGCGCCTGGAGACCCGCGACGGTGCTCAGAGCACGCGGGTGCTGGAAGGCGAGGCGGCGGGCTGCCTGATGAACATCATCCATCGCCTGATAGCCGGGGCCGAACCGGTGGAAGCCCTGCTGTTCCATGCCGGCGTGGAAGGCATGCCGGTGGGGCTCGGCGAACGCGGCGAGATGCCCGACGCCTGA
- a CDS encoding MBL fold metallo-hydrolase, producing the protein MSRHGLLRSLFAAAALLGAAGVFAASAEPLRLEVYNPGEKAIFAVSSELLVGQREAMLIDAQFSRADAEQLVKRIQASGKTLSTIYISHGDPDFYFGLDVLKAAFPEAKILATAQTVAHIQATKDAKLAYWGPILKDNAPTSLVVPEPLKGDQLKLEGHALKVVDLKGPSPDRTVLWIPSLKTVVGGVLVESGSHVWTADTQTQASRQAWVAMLDRIEALQPRRVVPGHFTGEEPKGLDGVRFTRDYLKALEAELPKARDSAALVEAMKRRYPNLPGEEGLELSAKVLKGEMQWP; encoded by the coding sequence ATGTCGCGCCATGGATTGCTTCGTTCCCTGTTCGCCGCCGCCGCCCTGCTGGGGGCCGCCGGCGTCTTCGCCGCCAGCGCCGAACCGCTGCGGCTGGAGGTCTACAACCCCGGCGAGAAGGCGATCTTCGCCGTGTCCTCGGAACTGCTGGTGGGCCAGCGCGAGGCGATGCTGATCGACGCGCAGTTCTCCCGCGCCGACGCCGAGCAACTGGTCAAGCGTATCCAGGCCAGCGGCAAGACCCTCAGCACTATCTACATCAGCCACGGCGACCCGGACTTCTACTTCGGCCTCGACGTGCTGAAGGCCGCCTTCCCCGAGGCGAAGATCCTCGCGACGGCGCAGACCGTCGCACACATCCAGGCGACCAAGGACGCCAAGCTGGCCTACTGGGGGCCGATCCTCAAGGACAACGCGCCGACGTCGCTGGTGGTGCCGGAGCCGCTGAAGGGCGACCAGTTGAAGCTGGAAGGCCATGCCCTGAAGGTGGTCGACCTGAAGGGGCCGAGCCCGGACCGCACGGTGCTGTGGATTCCGTCGCTGAAGACGGTGGTTGGTGGCGTGCTGGTGGAATCCGGTTCGCACGTCTGGACCGCCGATACCCAGACCCAGGCCTCGCGCCAGGCCTGGGTGGCGATGCTCGACCGGATCGAGGCGCTGCAACCGCGGCGCGTGGTGCCCGGCCATTTCACCGGCGAGGAGCCGAAGGGCCTGGACGGCGTGCGCTTCACCCGTGACTACCTGAAGGCCCTGGAAGCCGAACTGCCCAAGGCCAGGGATTCCGCCGCGCTGGTCGAGGCGATGAAGCGCCGCTACCCGAACCTGCCGGGCGAGGAAGGCCTGGAGCTGAGCGCCAAGGTGCTCAAGGGCGAGATGCAGTGGCCCTGA
- the osaR gene encoding oxidative stress response transcriptional regulator OsaR, with translation MDRLTATRVFVEVIDSGSQTAAAERLDMSRAMVSRYLAELEEWVGARLLHRSTRRLSLTDAGAELLPQCREMLAVADAMQATGQTRRDSPRGTLRITSSLSFAQAWLTRAAAAFVERYPGTAIDLQVNSQVVNLVEERIDLALRIANQLDPNLIARRLGECRSVICAAPDYLRRHGTPRRPEDLALHNCLTYSYFGRSLWQFERDGEPTSVPVGGSLSANESTVLLEAAAAGAGISQQPLYSAAPLIRSGRLVALLPEWSPQVLGIHAVYASRRQMPPALRALLDFLVERMAADPHWDEAGPLALA, from the coding sequence ATGGACCGCCTGACCGCCACTCGCGTCTTCGTCGAAGTCATCGACAGCGGCAGCCAGACCGCCGCCGCCGAGCGTCTGGACATGTCCCGGGCGATGGTCTCGCGCTACCTCGCCGAGTTGGAGGAGTGGGTCGGCGCACGCCTGCTGCACCGCAGCACCCGCCGCCTGAGCCTGACCGACGCCGGCGCGGAGCTGTTGCCACAGTGCCGCGAGATGCTCGCCGTGGCCGACGCCATGCAGGCCACCGGCCAGACCCGCCGCGACAGCCCGCGCGGCACTCTGCGCATCACCAGCAGCCTGTCCTTCGCCCAGGCCTGGCTGACCCGTGCCGCCGCCGCCTTCGTCGAGCGCTACCCGGGCACCGCCATCGACCTGCAGGTCAACAGCCAGGTGGTCAACCTGGTGGAGGAGCGCATCGACCTGGCCCTGCGCATCGCCAACCAGCTCGACCCCAACCTGATCGCCCGCCGCCTCGGCGAATGCCGCTCGGTGATCTGCGCCGCGCCGGACTACCTGCGCCGCCACGGCACCCCGCGGCGCCCGGAGGACCTGGCGCTGCACAACTGCCTGACCTACTCCTACTTCGGCCGCAGTCTCTGGCAGTTCGAGCGCGACGGCGAGCCGACCAGCGTGCCGGTGGGTGGCAGTCTCAGCGCCAACGAATCCACCGTGCTGCTGGAGGCCGCCGCCGCCGGTGCCGGGATCAGCCAGCAGCCGCTGTACTCGGCAGCCCCGCTGATCCGTAGCGGACGCCTGGTGGCGCTGCTGCCGGAGTGGTCGCCGCAGGTGCTCGGCATCCACGCGGTGTACGCCTCGCGCCGGCAGATGCCGCCGGCGCTGCGGGCGCTGCTGGACTTCCTGGTCGAACGGATGGCGGCCGATCCGCACTGGGACGAGGCGGGCCCCCTGGCGCTGGCGTGA
- a CDS encoding aminopeptidase: protein MLVGRRAVRVLCYVPPMPRRLRHPLADLRLPRWVPCLALLALSGCSTVSYYGQLASGQFALLRAREPAAAVIADPQRDARLRERLAKAEKARQFASERLGLPDNRSYRLYADIGRPYVVWNVFATPELSLQPVTHCFPIAGCVAYRGYYSEAAARAEAARQRALGDDVYVGGVQAYSTLGWFDDPILSSMLRWDDERLATLIFHELAHQKFYLRDDTAFNESFATFVEQEGTRQWREYRGLPPADGREEKRREQFTALVLASRARLEALYAGPLDDAAKRAGKAAEFQRLRREYAALSQREWGGESPFKAWIDAPFNNAKLLPFGLYDQWVAAFAVLFRQVGGNWPAFYARVRALGQLPLAERQAALQRLAAAAP from the coding sequence GTGCTGGTAGGGCGGCGGGCGGTCCGCGTGCTGTGCTATGTTCCGCCCATGCCACGCCGCCTTCGCCATCCGCTTGCTGACCTTCGACTGCCCCGTTGGGTTCCCTGCCTGGCGCTGTTGGCGCTGAGCGGTTGCTCGACCGTCTCCTACTACGGGCAACTGGCCAGCGGCCAGTTCGCCCTGCTGCGCGCCCGCGAGCCGGCCGCCGCGGTGATCGCCGACCCGCAGCGCGACGCGCGCTTGCGCGAACGCCTGGCGAAGGCGGAAAAGGCCCGGCAATTCGCCAGCGAACGCCTCGGCCTGCCGGACAACCGCAGCTATCGCCTGTACGCCGATATCGGCCGGCCCTACGTGGTATGGAACGTGTTCGCCACCCCGGAGCTGTCGCTGCAGCCGGTCACCCATTGCTTCCCCATCGCCGGCTGCGTGGCCTACCGCGGCTACTACAGCGAGGCCGCCGCGCGCGCCGAGGCGGCGCGCCAGCGGGCGCTCGGCGACGACGTCTACGTCGGCGGGGTGCAGGCCTACTCGACCCTCGGCTGGTTCGACGATCCGATCCTCAGCAGCATGCTGCGCTGGGACGACGAACGGCTGGCGACCTTGATCTTCCACGAACTGGCGCACCAGAAGTTCTACCTGCGCGACGACACCGCCTTCAACGAATCCTTCGCCACCTTCGTCGAACAGGAAGGTACCCGCCAGTGGCGCGAGTATCGTGGACTGCCGCCGGCGGACGGCCGCGAGGAGAAGCGCCGCGAGCAGTTCACCGCGCTGGTCCTGGCCAGTCGTGCGCGCCTCGAAGCACTTTATGCCGGGCCGTTGGACGATGCCGCCAAGCGTGCCGGCAAGGCTGCCGAATTCCAGCGCCTGCGCCGCGAGTACGCGGCGCTGAGCCAGCGCGAATGGGGTGGCGAGTCGCCGTTCAAGGCCTGGATCGACGCGCCGTTCAACAATGCCAAGCTGCTTCCCTTCGGCCTCTACGACCAATGGGTGGCGGCGTTCGCCGTGCTGTTCCGCCAGGTCGGCGGCAACTGGCCGGCGTTCTATGCGCGGGTCCGTGCCCTTGGCCAGCTCCCCCTGGCGGAGCGCCAGGCGGCGTTGCAGCGGCTGGCCGCCGCAGCGCCCTGA
- a CDS encoding helix-turn-helix domain-containing protein, with amino-acid sequence MSFAQNLLRLRQQNALTQRQMAERLGVTVSQLRHFETKGGHPSLVVLQTIAGRFAVPLDWLVCERSERQALPEDLRLQFEAIGRLRLDERRAIRALLDDLIRQYMAKRNAAAKPLPAACAEATETSP; translated from the coding sequence ATGAGCTTCGCGCAGAATCTCCTACGCCTACGCCAGCAGAACGCCCTGACCCAACGGCAGATGGCCGAGCGATTGGGCGTCACCGTGAGCCAGTTGCGGCACTTCGAAACCAAGGGCGGGCACCCGTCGCTGGTGGTGCTGCAAACCATCGCCGGACGTTTCGCGGTGCCCCTCGACTGGCTGGTCTGCGAGCGCAGCGAGCGGCAGGCGCTACCGGAAGACCTGCGCCTGCAGTTCGAGGCCATCGGCCGCCTGCGGCTGGACGAGCGGCGCGCCATCCGGGCGTTGCTCGACGACCTGATCCGCCAGTACATGGCCAAGCGCAACGCAGCGGCCAAGCCCCTCCCGGCGGCTTGCGCCGAGGCCACGGAGACGTCCCCGTAG
- a CDS encoding DUF4810 domain-containing protein has protein sequence MSKTITWTAALLGSMALAGCSGPKTLYQWEGYQAQVHEYFKGESKEAQAQALEADLEKIRAKNGAVPPGYHAQLGLLYSSIGKDDQMVREFETEKALFPESATYMDFLLNNARGGAR, from the coding sequence ATGAGCAAGACGATCACATGGACGGCGGCGCTGCTGGGGAGCATGGCGCTGGCCGGGTGCAGCGGACCGAAGACGCTGTACCAGTGGGAGGGCTACCAGGCCCAGGTCCACGAATACTTCAAGGGTGAATCCAAGGAGGCCCAGGCGCAGGCGCTGGAAGCCGACCTCGAGAAGATCCGGGCGAAGAACGGCGCGGTGCCGCCGGGCTACCACGCCCAGCTGGGGCTGCTCTATTCCAGCATCGGCAAGGACGACCAGATGGTCCGCGAGTTCGAGACCGAGAAGGCGCTGTTTCCCGAGTCGGCGACCTACATGGACTTCCTCCTGAACAACGCCCGTGGAGGTGCCCGTTGA
- a CDS encoding DUF1993 domain-containing protein, whose protein sequence is MSLSIYQASIPTFLRTLGNLSAILKKAAAHAEAKNIDPRIFIDARLAPDMFPLARQVQIASDAAKGAGARLAGLEVPSYADTETTFDELQARIARTVEFLEGIREEQLDGAEERNVTLKVRGQEISFNGRDFLFGFALPNFFFHVTTAYAILRHNGVELGKMDFLGGA, encoded by the coding sequence ATGTCCCTGTCGATCTACCAGGCTTCGATCCCGACCTTCCTGCGCACCCTCGGCAACCTCTCGGCGATCCTGAAGAAAGCCGCCGCCCACGCCGAAGCGAAGAACATCGATCCGCGCATCTTCATCGACGCCCGGCTGGCGCCGGACATGTTCCCCCTGGCGCGCCAGGTGCAGATCGCCAGCGACGCCGCCAAGGGCGCCGGCGCGCGGCTGGCCGGGCTGGAAGTGCCGAGCTACGCGGATACGGAAACCACCTTCGACGAACTCCAGGCACGCATCGCCCGCACCGTCGAGTTCCTCGAGGGCATCCGCGAGGAACAACTGGACGGCGCCGAAGAGCGCAACGTGACCCTCAAGGTGCGCGGCCAGGAGATCAGCTTCAACGGCCGCGACTTCCTCTTCGGCTTCGCCCTGCCCAACTTCTTCTTCCACGTCACCACCGCCTACGCCATCCTCCGCCACAACGGCGTCGAACTGGGCAAGATGGACTTCCTCGGCGGCGCCTGA
- a CDS encoding PA0050 family protein yields the protein MKKVLLAVFLLCGFSLTAQAACPVFGPSEDPCSGPVFGPSTCECP from the coding sequence ATGAAGAAAGTACTGTTGGCTGTGTTCCTGCTCTGTGGCTTCTCTCTTACCGCCCAGGCCGCGTGCCCGGTTTTCGGCCCGTCCGAGGACCCGTGCAGCGGGCCGGTGTTCGGTCCGTCGACCTGCGAATGCCCTTGA
- a CDS encoding OsmC family protein: MSIHSSGGVDMKKTASAVWQGGLKDGKGTLSTESGALKDNPYGFNTRFEGAPGTNPEELIGAAHAGCFSMALSMMLGEAGLTAERIETRAEVTLDKQSDGFAITAVHLVLRARVPGADAQTFEQIANKAKAGCPVSKVLNAKISLDASLDG; this comes from the coding sequence ATGTCCATCCACAGCTCCGGAGGAGTCGACATGAAGAAGACGGCATCGGCGGTCTGGCAAGGCGGCCTGAAAGACGGCAAGGGCACCCTTTCCACCGAAAGCGGCGCGCTCAAAGACAACCCCTATGGCTTCAATACCCGCTTCGAGGGCGCACCGGGAACCAACCCGGAAGAGCTGATCGGCGCGGCCCACGCCGGCTGCTTCAGCATGGCCCTGTCGATGATGCTCGGTGAGGCCGGCCTGACCGCCGAACGTATCGAGACCCGCGCCGAGGTCACCCTCGACAAGCAGTCCGACGGTTTCGCCATCACTGCCGTGCACCTGGTGCTCAGGGCGCGCGTGCCGGGGGCGGACGCGCAGACCTTCGAGCAGATCGCCAACAAGGCCAAGGCCGGTTGCCCGGTATCCAAGGTGCTCAACGCGAAGATCAGCCTGGACGCCAGCCTCGACGGCTGA
- a CDS encoding DUF799 domain-containing protein, with amino-acid sequence MKLARLSGLVAGFTLLALLGGCAPTKSVDYSAFKQAKPRSILVLPPLNESPDVKATYSMLSQVTFPLAEAGYYVVPVALADETFRQNGLTSAGDVHQVSPAKLREIYGADAALYVTVSDYGTRYMVISSATIVTASAKLVDLRSGTTLWTGSATASSEEGNGGNNGGLVGMLITAAVKQIINSSVEDAGYPIAGMTSARLLSAGQPGGLLYGPRSPRYGSD; translated from the coding sequence TTGAAACTCGCCCGACTGTCCGGCCTGGTGGCCGGTTTCACCCTGCTGGCCCTGCTCGGCGGCTGCGCGCCGACCAAGAGCGTCGATTACTCGGCGTTCAAGCAGGCCAAGCCGCGCTCGATCCTGGTCCTGCCGCCGCTGAACGAGTCGCCCGACGTGAAGGCGACCTACAGCATGCTCTCGCAGGTCACCTTCCCGCTGGCCGAGGCCGGCTACTACGTGGTGCCGGTGGCGCTGGCCGACGAGACCTTCCGCCAGAACGGCCTGACCAGCGCCGGCGACGTGCACCAGGTGTCCCCGGCCAAGCTGCGCGAGATCTATGGCGCCGACGCGGCGCTGTACGTCACGGTGAGCGACTACGGCACGCGCTACATGGTGATCAGCAGCGCGACCATCGTCACCGCCAGCGCCAAGCTGGTCGACCTGCGATCCGGCACCACCCTGTGGACCGGCTCGGCGACCGCCTCCAGCGAGGAAGGCAACGGCGGCAACAACGGCGGCCTGGTGGGCATGCTGATCACCGCGGCGGTCAAGCAGATCATCAACAGTTCGGTGGAGGACGCCGGTTATCCGATCGCCGGGATGACCAGCGCGCGCCTGCTCTCGGCCGGCCAGCCGGGCGGACTGTTGTACGGCCCGCGCTCGCCGAGGTACGGCAGCGACTGA